Below is a window of Falco peregrinus isolate bFalPer1 chromosome 3, bFalPer1.pri, whole genome shotgun sequence DNA.
ATTATGGTGATTTACAGCAGTGACAAGCTGATGCAATTGTTTTGTAAGTACTTGAGTCGTCATACCCATAGTcaatattttgttctctttgttgGGTGAATAAGAAGTTTTGTGGGCTATATTGTACACCTACAAAAAATAGCGTGTTGAAAGATGCTAGTCAGCAGATGCTGATTGACTCAGCTTAATTACTGAGATTCTATTTAAAATCTGCTTAGAACAGTTTACAGTAAAATACCCTCATGTGGTCAGTCTGAAGTGATTTAGAGTAGTGTTCATGCTccttgcattttcctttgatGTATCAAGAGAAAAAGGACAACAAATCCATGGAGTTTGTAATCAAAGTGCTGTGCTAAGACTCTATAatcttaacttttaaaaatctactgTAAACATATTTGATCTCTCTTATGAATAAAgatctccctctttttctttctttgatggTGTGACCCTTACACAGAGTATAATTTCAGATGATTTGTGTGGGAGCTTTCAAGATATCAAAGATATTTGTGGTGTTCTTGACCATGTTTTTCTTACGGAGAAAGTAACAGTGTTATCTCCTGCGTTATCTCCTGCCATTCTCCATTCGTTACAGTGAATTAAGTATTGAGAACTGGATTATGCCTGCTGTTTATGCTGGTCATATTTCTCAAGTAGTATGGCTTCACCCACCCTGGGCTCAACAGATCTCGgaaggaaaacataattttttaattgggaAAGACATGTCAACAACTACAATCAGGTAAATTGTCTGATCTCTAATACTAGTAATATAAAAGCTATCTCTGTAGCTTTTCATAGTCCTTTTTTTGTATTCTTGGATaagatgaaaatgtaatttgtatTTGTGATTTCCTTAGGACCTAATGTGGCTATTTGTATGAATGGGCACAGTGGAaactgtgcctttttttttttttttttttcccagacaaTTCTAGCTATTCACATTTCACTTCAATTACCCAGGTTTTAAACTAGTTCTCCtcattaaagtaaaaaaaaaaatatctcagaaagCAGTCTTTTTAACAGAGGATTTGGGTAACGGAGGGCAGCAATTAGATCCTCCTCAGCCTTCCCTTACCGGGACGGAACAAGCCAAGTTACCTCAGCTTCCCCTTGTTCAtcatgtgctccagccctctaaTCACCTTAGTGGCCCTCTGTTAGATCTTCAGTTTATTGACatctgtcttgtactgggggCCCAGGCCTGggcaaattatttcaaatgtgaCCTCACTGGTGCTGAATaagagaagaaatctttccttgACATTTTGGCTATGCTTTTGCTAACACAGTGACATTTTTTGATTAGTCTTCATCACTGCAGGGGTGCACTgctcagctgctttctgctggaaCTACCAGTTCCTGCTCTACAGGTCCTTGCTTGTCTGGGCTAACCCTGTACCGCTGCATGGGGTTAGTCTgtcccaagtgcaggaccttgtATTCATCTTAATTTAACTTAACGATTCCTGTAGGCTGTTCCTCTAGTCTGCCTGGGTCATTCATGAGGCCAACCCTGCCTTCTAGTATATCAGCAACTCCCCTAGCTTCAGTGCTGCCTGTAAACTTTATAAGAGTGCATTGCTGAAGGTATTAACGAAGATGTCAAAACAGTAAGAGTCCCTGAGGAATGCTGCCTATAACTGGCTGTCAGTGAGACTTCAAACTATTGATCGCCACCACGGTACTGTTGGTACAGCCAGTTTTTCACCCACCTTGTGCTGCACCCAGTGAATACATATCAAAGATTATATACATATGATCATATGATAATAGATAGTAGATATTTTTAACGTCAGGGAAGCCTAATTTTTCAACTTTATCAGTAGTGCATCCATTATTTTCTCTACCAGTTAAAATGGAATTATTGATGGAATATCCTTCTTGCTTTACCATTCGATTGTAGAATGCCAAATTCTAACCTAACTCATAGTACAGtctaaaaaatatatataattaagtAAATGAGGTAACTTTGATAAAACTGGCCTGAAATAAAAGGAGATACTATTTAGCAAATGTTACAAAATTCATAATTACTTTTTGCAGAATTCTATTTTGTAGTAACATACTTCAGAAAACTATGTGTTTTAAGGCAGATATTTTTTACTGTTCCCTgttgaaagagagagaggagtcATGTTTGGGCTACATGGCAAAAAATCACTTGTTCTGCTTTGATTCTGTACTCATATTCAGCTATTTTCAGCTAGTTCCTTTGATAAGTTTCCCTTCAGGGTGAGCTTACATGGTTAAATGCAGTATGACTGACTGACCCATGAAGTTCAGAGGCTGCGTGTTCAGTagagttaaaacaaaacaaaactggacaGAAAGAGATgggcagcttttattttattttctaaatggtACCTAGGCGTACAAATCAGGACAAAGTTTGTCACTTTTACTGTGAGTAAACTGGGCATTTAATGCACATaaagctttgccttttttgttggtttatttgtttttcttaaactgtGGATGGGAGAAAGCAGTTCAACTTCTATCTGTTTAGTCTTTGGTCTTGCTAGTAAAATTTTTGTTTGGTAGCAGCCATGATTCAGTTTTTCtggtatggggtttttttgtttgttttgcgggggtggtggtggtggtgttgaaGTTAATCTACTAGTTAAGCACTGAAACAGCTGCACAGACAGGTGGTGAATTCTCCATCCTTTGATAAAAGTCAAAACTCCATTGGACAAGGCCCTGGGCAGTCTCATCAAGCTTTGAAGTTAGTTCTGTTTCAATCAGATGATTGACTAGAGACTTCCAGATGTCTCTTCCGATCTGAATCGTTCTGCAATTCAGGTTCTGATTAGACCCTTCCTCATCATGCAGTCCATGACAGTTTTGCTTTCACCATGTTCACTGCATTGTGACTTCTTACAGCTAGAATAGACACTTAAAAATCATGTCTCTTGCCAGCATGTCAGAATAAATCTTTTGAAGCAAGTTtaacagaagacagcagagaacCACTTTATTTTACTCgattaaataaaacactgaagcTGTACAATTCTGAATCTGAAGCCTGAAGTAAACCTAAATAGTAAGACAAAACCAGTGCTTTCAGTTACATTTCACCATGAGAACTGGCACACATACAGAAATACTTCATGATGACTGAATAGCTCCCCCACAGATCCTCTGGTCACCTTAGCATccttgaaaacagcattttgggCTACTTTTTGAAGACAGTCGGGTACCTTTTTTTCAGGTTGTAGGCTTACAAAAATCATGAGGGAAGAAAGAGTCCTCAGAAATACAAACTTCCTAAAAGTTTTATTGACAACAGGTGGCTGGATAGGTAATGAATACCCTAGCTGGTGTCCCACTAAGGGAAAGGCTGTAGCATAAGCTCCTGTTGAACCCTGGAGAATTTCTGAGAAGAGGCCTTGTGAATGCCCTGTCAAATGAAGTTGAGATCCAGGCTGTCATCTTAGCAAGCTCAGGATAATCCAGCCACAAGTCACTGAGGAGCTAAGCTTCAGATTTCTGCTGCTTatgaaattatttgtctttGTGGTTGGTTGATGGTGATACCCTGTAATCAGATGAGGCCTTAACAGAAGTGAGCAGAAGTTCAcatttcttaaactttttttttttttaatctgaatttatGATGCTTAAGGCTTAATGTACTGAAATatgactttaaaattattttctttgaatttctaCTGTAAGTGGAGTTTTTAGCgttaatgcttttgtttctttgggattttttaattaagtggATTGCATTGGTATGTAAGTGTTCATCCTTGAGTTACTAGTTCTCCCCCACTTAGAATAGGAAATCTATAACAGTggttaaaaaaagttaaatgctACCTAttaattcagaatattttgcttttattaaatcaATATCCATGGGTTTCGGGGCACTTCTGAAACACAACTACCAGAATTTTCCATAAAAGTTAAGCAATCCAAGAAAAAATACCCATAGCTTTGCAGTCTTATATGCCGTAATATTGACTAAATCTTGTTAAATTCTGGATgttgtctttaaaatgcaaatcaaTAGCAAATTAATCTTAGGAGCACATAATATGCTTTTCTTATCTATTAAAACTTTGTAGGCCTATCATAAAAAATAGAGAGtgaatattaatatatttgtttGGCCataaagaatttgaaaaaactTCAATGTAAAAACctgcagattaaaataaataattttgtgtatacagttttattgtttttgttaCCCATCAAACATCTATTCATTCTTCTTAGGATCCTTACAGTGTACATGCTCTTTCCTAAGCTCTTTGCAAAGATGTATATTAACTGTGAGTTATTGTCAATTGCAGGGTTACAGGTACAGACCATTACTTTTTAAGTGATGGTCTGTATGTCCCTGCTGATCAGCTAGAAAACCAGAAGCCTTTAAATTTACACGTCATTCTCATCAATCCTACTGAAGCATCAAACAGCCAGGAAGAAAATGGCAAAGTAGTATCTGCTAAGAGACTGAAGCTAAATACAGATGACCCAGCAAGCACTGCTTCTGCCTCTTCGTCAGTGGCTCCTGGTGACCTTGATCACAGCACCCCAAGTGTggagaagaaggaaatacaaaatacaagtgcCCTGAACAGGACAGAAACCTTGTCAGAGTGCTCAGCGGCAAGCTCTCTCAGAAACAGTGAATGCCCGATAAGGGCAGTTGCTAAAGATGTCTGCCAAGTACTGCAGAAAGGGGATACATATGTTTTAGACATTgacttagattttttttcagttaaaaatccATTCAAAGAAATGTATACACAGGTAAGCATAACAATGGAGAGGCCTGTTACCATTCACAGAAGGTATCACTCCTAGCATTTATGTCTATGGAGAAACTAAATTAGCAGAGAAGCTGATTGTGATTAATCATTCATGGTAAGATTTGAAGGAGAGACCTTCTAAGGGAGTGTACGCTCCAAAGAATTACAACAGCGTAATAGGGGGTAGATACTTAGATTTGAAATCAGTATTGAGCGCACATTCAAGCTGAGAGGTATATGGCTCACTTCTGCTTATTGCTTGGGACAGAAAAGTTATGCTTGGATTTCCAACGGTAACGTTCCAGATACCCACAGAAAGGTTCCTCAGGGAGCGATGAGGGATTGTATCCTTTTTTACCCGCTGTAACATACTGTTGGAAAGCCACAGTGGTATCGGGAGACCCTGCCTTTCAAAAGGTATGGTGGCGTTGTTTATTCAGAGTGGTAACTTGCCCTGATGAGAGGCTCAGGCTCATTTCCTTTGTCTGGAGCGCTGAGTACaagagtgagcaagcagctgttgtCTCTGATGCCATGGGTTTGAGCTTAAGACTCAGTGTTCCATTTATAATTTGGTGCACAGAAAAGGTACCTCACCTGTATAGAGTCATAAATATGTAGATCCTCAAAAGTGCAAAGCATTTAGCAGCTTTTCTTGATGTGAACAGGATTTTTAGGAACTAATCTGCCCTGAAAATTGGGTGTGGCATTTAGGTTTACAAATTCTTCTGCAATACCCTGGCTGCTTTTAGCATTCAAATCTCTCTTTTTAACACTGTTTTAACTTCAGCCTGTGGTGGTGAACATCTGACATCTTTGACTTACAGCTAGACTACTGGTTCCTGTTAACTGTAAGGAAGTGAATATAGTGTCCCTGACCTCTCTTAGCTTCTGACATGTAGTATTGATGATCATATCTTCAGACAATGTGCAATGCCAGTTGTTCTGAATCACAAAGCAAAGTATACAGCAAAGGGAAAGCACTGTGGGGGTCTTGCCATATAAGAATAAAATTCAGTACCCCCCTTAACACTTGAAATGTTCTGAATAAAATAATGGAGGagggtttggggcagggggggcatTGGTCAGCTGGTGGGAGTTTTTTTGGAAGGGGGAggattggtttttttcttacgtttttttgtttgttttgtgctaTGATAGGTTCTCGGTTCTAGGAACCATTTTTGGAAGTGGGCTTGCACAGAGCACCTGGTGTACCTTTTTTTATACAGtgatttcattttcaattaATATTCTTAACTACATTCCCTTTATTGTAAACTATGATAATTCCATCAAAAAATGTTTCCCAATTAACATTTGATATGTAAGAATccaaagaaaaggtaaaaaaaaaaaaaaagttcactaATCCAGAAGAGTATTGTCTTCCCACCAAAGAAGTCAAAAGGCCAAAACATTGCCCCAAAAAtgctctgtatttctgtaaaaattgaATAATATACCCTACCgttctccctctgctctgaaaaatgcaTAAGTGTTCACCTTTTTAGTCCTGTTAAGTAAAAAATTAGATCTGTTTATCCTTGATTAATTAAACCTGAATATTATCAAGGAGTAGGGCCGACAAGCCCCTGTAATAGTTTATTTGTGAACTTGTTGGCCAGCCACCCTGAAGCCTTTACTTGtcctattttcttttacaatcaTACTCTCCTGTTGGTTTTGTCTGCCTAAATCTGCCATCTCAGTTTTACACAGCATCTCATTGGGACCTTAGTTCAGTAACATGCATGTTTAATTGCAGAGAATCTTAACAGGCTGTAAATAGTTAGCTTTTTAAGCTGTATTCTTGAAGTCAGCTTTAGAATTAAGCAATTGCAAAAAGTTTGGCTGAGGCCATGAAGTATTGCTTTCTCATGCCTTACAGCCTCTTCCTCACCTGCATTTGTAGAGAGTTGTCTCAATACTAGAGCATAGGAATGGTCATGGTGGTCAGATTCTTCTTTTGAAGAAGGAAGGCtttaaagattttgtttctcatttgaagagtcttaattttttgtctcttttctttttcaaagacagaatATGAACTTCTGCAAGAGTTGTACAGTTTCAAGAAGCCTCATAGAAATGCAACAGAGGTATGATGTGTCCTTGTGGGCTGTATGAAGGAATGATTCTTTTGATTTACCCAATAAAAATGAGTTATGACAAGGAAGCAACCTATGAAAGGTGCTTAATGAAGTGGGTTCCAATTAAGCTGTGCAGCATGCTGAATGCTAATCAGCAGTGTCTTAGGAATTCTTTCCTATTAAATGTTTTGGCTAAACATGTGaattgcataaatatttaacatgagtgtgaaaattaatttctgtaaacAAGTGGTAATTgacaaggaagaaatgaaaacagtaagTAATCTGCAATCTTGTTCTTTTTATGGCTCAACAGggctttggtttgggttggggttttttgttttgttctttttttttttttggtggtttgtacttttttttttttttctttcccctccagGCTCTCCCCTTCCTTACCATAATTGCTGTTCTTGATAGAGCTGTGCTGAATGCCTAACTGGTATTTTacctatttatttaaatgtggAAAGGACGTATTATACCACTGTGATGTACTTTTCATTTTATGCATTGTGCGCTTCTGAATCATGGAAATAGAAGCCTGCTGTAGCTGCCAAAATAGTCATTCAGCCCTGAGCTGAAACCATGGAGACAGCCATACTAGTGGTCATTACACCAAGTAATTTCTAAACAAGATCTTGTCTATGCTTTTGTAATCTCATCTGAACACTATTACAAAGAGGTTTGACACATGCAATTATCACAGATTAATGATACCTATTTAGTATGTGTGtataaagaaatacagttaTGGGGAAGATTGTCAAAtcaatttttgtatttcttagtCAACCAGCAATAAAAACAGGTACCTGTGTAAAAGGGGTAAATACTTGTGATTTAAGTGCCCAGTATGATTTCAGGACATAAGTTATTTATATAAGCCAACAAATTCATAGGAGGCAAATGAAATGGTTAGCTGACACTGAGTAACAGATAGTTATAGAAATGAATAAGGCAAGATAAGATCCGTGAATGGTTTTATAGTGAGACAGTCAATTTGAAGGCAGAAAGCTGGTGAACTTAGCATTTTTTTGAAGTTCCAGGAAATAGCCTGTAAGTCTAGTTTcttaaaatctattttcctAGTTCTAGATATGCAGAAATGTACAATTAGATGTACATTTCTATCATACTGCAAACTATTAGTGTGGTGttgtctgggatttttttggttagttggttttgtttttcacatagTATGGAGGGGGATCAGATGTGTCTTTAAGGTTAGTTGCTGGTGCTGCCTAGAAAAGTATCTTATGCATACCCCAGGATAAGATCATAAAGCTGTACTTCATGAATGACTGATAACCCTCAGCTTCTCTTAAAAATTATCCCAAAGTTGACGTCACTGACTAAAAGAAGCATTATCTGTTACATGATACAGCCAGCAGAATGCTAAGAGGGAATTGTTACGTTCTTAATTGTTACCCATCTATTCCAAtatgctttttaataattttcctttgtacACTGTTGCATTTTTAGTACCAAATATGCCAAgattacttttcatttcatatgTTATGTAGGATGtctttctgcaaatatttgcatgtaCAACTGTATTCATCATGTAGCCTTACTCCAAGAAATCTGCCTCTTTATGTGTTCTGAACTTTTTAAGAAAGGGCATAAACCTTTGCAGGATCAGAGCAATAATGGacattttacattatttctgtgtttttttcaggcagACAGAGTTGAAACAGCCTCAAAAAGCATCAAGTAgcccattttgttttctttttctgaaaatgcgTTTGATTTGATAATATCTTTTTAACCTAAAAAATTGAATTATCGtttcattataaaaatgtaaagcttGTACTCATCTGAACATTTCAGTGATATAGAAACAAATCCAAGAATTAGTCATATACAGTTA
It encodes the following:
- the C3H5orf22 gene encoding UPF0489 protein C5orf22 homolog isoform X2 — translated: MKATAQVLPFIYRAIGSKHLPASNISFVHLDSHPDLLIPVNMPADTVFDKEALFSELSIENWIMPAVYAGHISQVVWLHPPWAQQISEGKHNFLIGKDMSTTTIRVTGTDHYFLSDGLYVPADQLENQKPLNLHVILINPTEASNSQEENGKVVSAKRLKLNTDDPASTASASSSVAPGDLDHSTPSVEKKEIQNTSALNRTETLSECSAASSLRNSECPIRAVAKDVCQVLQKGDTYVLDIDLDFFSVKNPFKEMYTQTEYELLQELYSFKKPHRNATEEGLLDCVENRVHQLEDLEAAFADLCDDDDEETLQKWASYPGMKPLVQLVHSLKTRMESPDYEMVHQAGLTCDYVELPHHVSTEEEIEGLIQSIKILLKDMPKPTLVTVARSSLDDYCPSEQVDIIQEKVLSLLGLVYGTLDVHLNYSSTSSSL
- the C3H5orf22 gene encoding UPF0489 protein C5orf22 homolog isoform X3, translated to MPADTVFDKEALFSELSIENWIMPAVYAGHISQVVWLHPPWAQQISEGKHNFLIGKDMSTTTIRVTGTDHYFLSDGLYVPADQLENQKPLNLHVILINPTEASNSQEENGKVVSAKRLKLNTDDPASTASASSSVAPGDLDHSTPSVEKKEIQNTSALNRTETLSECSAASSLRNSECPIRAVAKDVCQVLQKGDTYVLDIDLDFFSVKNPFKEMYTQTEYELLQELYSFKKPHRNATEEGLLDCVENRVHQLEDLEAAFADLCDDDDEETLQKWASYPGMKPLVQLVHSLKTRMESPDYEMVHQAGLTCDYVELPHHVSTEEEIEGLIQSIKILLKDMPKPTLVTVARSSLDDYCPSEQVDIIQEKVLSLLGLVYGTLDVHLNYSSTSSSL